One genomic segment of Blastopirellula marina includes these proteins:
- a CDS encoding DUF1501 domain-containing protein encodes MAATPAWASLDGPRIQGQAEHVISIWLGGGMGQIDTFDPKRKGDPSQKKAGSYYDSIPTAVDGVELCEHLPKVASIMDRITAVRTVNHSVIDEHAAATNWMHVGRPVSGTVVYPSLGSIIAHERGAVSDAAPPYVLIGYPNSSRGPGFLGAQHSYLYLTETGRGPAGLSRPDAITPERQLRREKYLTSLRDVQPETRDARLRDYEAAAELSLRLSGPEFMKSFALDSESAELRESYGGEFGQRCLLARRLVQRGVRFIEVSHNLNFLNGAGWDVHNRGILDQHKLIREMDDAVAALILDLENQKLLDKTLVVITTEFGRPPQFDGGGGRGHQSSAFTCVLAGGGLKHQGAYGVTDELSQKIVSDPVSVPDFFATIHASLGIDYAKSLYDGDRPVPITDGGKPIAALFG; translated from the coding sequence ATGGCAGCAACACCGGCATGGGCTTCGTTGGATGGTCCACGTATTCAAGGTCAGGCCGAGCACGTGATTTCGATCTGGCTTGGTGGAGGGATGGGGCAAATCGACACGTTTGATCCTAAACGTAAAGGTGATCCCAGTCAGAAGAAGGCCGGCTCGTACTACGATTCGATTCCTACTGCCGTAGACGGCGTAGAATTGTGCGAGCATCTACCCAAGGTGGCGTCGATCATGGACCGTATCACGGCGGTTCGTACCGTGAATCATTCAGTGATCGACGAGCATGCCGCGGCTACAAACTGGATGCATGTTGGTCGGCCTGTCAGCGGCACGGTCGTGTATCCTTCGCTAGGCTCAATTATCGCGCACGAGCGGGGAGCCGTTTCCGATGCGGCACCACCGTACGTACTGATAGGATACCCAAATAGTTCGCGGGGCCCCGGTTTCTTGGGAGCACAGCATAGCTATCTTTATCTCACCGAGACAGGACGCGGACCGGCTGGCCTTTCTCGTCCCGATGCGATCACGCCTGAGCGACAGTTGCGCCGCGAGAAGTATCTGACGTCTCTGCGTGACGTGCAGCCAGAAACAAGAGATGCGCGCCTGCGCGACTACGAAGCCGCAGCTGAATTGAGCCTTCGCCTGAGTGGGCCGGAGTTCATGAAGAGCTTTGCTCTGGATAGCGAGTCGGCCGAACTGCGGGAAAGCTATGGTGGTGAATTCGGTCAACGTTGCCTTCTTGCCCGTCGACTTGTTCAGCGAGGAGTGCGTTTTATTGAAGTGTCTCACAACCTGAATTTCCTGAACGGGGCGGGGTGGGACGTTCATAATCGAGGTATTCTTGATCAGCATAAGCTGATTCGCGAAATGGACGATGCCGTCGCGGCACTGATTCTCGACTTGGAGAACCAGAAGTTGCTTGATAAAACGCTCGTTGTCATTACGACTGAGTTTGGTCGGCCACCGCAATTCGATGGTGGCGGCGGACGCGGGCATCAAAGCTCGGCATTCACTTGCGTGCTGGCCGGCGGTGGTTTGAAGCATCAAGGCGCGTACGGAGTGACGGATGAGCTTTCGCAGAAGATCGTTTCCGACCCGGTCTCGGTGCCGGACTTCTTTGCGACAATTCACGCTTCGCTGGGAATCGACTACGCAAAGTCCCTTTACGACGGAGACAGGCCCGTGCCGATTACGGACGGTGGGAAGCCGATTGCCGCGTTGTTTGGGTAG
- a CDS encoding SGNH/GDSL hydrolase family protein — MKSAFAALALILVAFIPTVTSAEPTYHTVPAELVKPRDGLGNVQKKLESGETVRVAYLGGSITAANGWRVKTTTWLKEKYPTATIEEIHAAIGGTGSDLGVFRLERDALQYKPDLLFVEFAVNDGGASPDRIWKAMEGIVRQTWAANPKTDICFVYTFRVNYEEPLRKGECPQAASAMELLADHYGIPSVNFAKKIVELESDGKLTFQSDEPEEDKIQFSKDGVHPLDAGHELYTEVLADAIQQMATDAHPADHQAKLKTSFVEDHWQAAKMVPIQPDMLSGNWKALPEEAQLQKSFGKRMGQIYEATEPGSKLTFRFKGSSAKLYDLLGPDGGQVIISVDGKLREKPVPRFDSYCTYHRIATLSLAGDVDPETVHEVTIEVHPDQPDRQPVAFRLKNPEEELKAPKYQGTNVRASQILVLGDIVP; from the coding sequence ATGAAATCTGCGTTTGCCGCGTTGGCACTCATTCTGGTCGCATTCATACCCACGGTCACATCGGCTGAACCTACCTATCACACTGTTCCAGCAGAGTTAGTAAAGCCTCGTGATGGATTGGGCAATGTGCAAAAAAAGCTGGAATCTGGCGAGACCGTTCGCGTTGCCTATCTCGGAGGATCGATTACGGCAGCCAATGGGTGGCGAGTCAAGACGACTACCTGGTTGAAAGAAAAGTACCCTACGGCAACGATCGAGGAGATCCATGCGGCAATCGGCGGTACTGGCAGCGACTTGGGGGTCTTTCGTTTAGAGCGAGATGCCCTGCAATACAAACCAGACCTCTTGTTTGTTGAATTTGCCGTGAATGATGGTGGTGCCTCGCCGGACCGGATCTGGAAGGCCATGGAAGGGATCGTTCGTCAGACCTGGGCAGCAAATCCGAAGACCGATATCTGCTTTGTCTATACCTTTCGGGTTAATTACGAGGAGCCACTACGTAAAGGTGAATGTCCTCAGGCAGCGTCAGCCATGGAATTGTTAGCCGATCACTATGGGATTCCATCGGTTAACTTCGCGAAGAAGATAGTGGAGCTGGAATCGGACGGCAAACTCACGTTTCAAAGCGATGAGCCTGAAGAAGACAAGATCCAATTCTCTAAAGATGGTGTACATCCCTTAGATGCTGGTCACGAACTCTATACCGAAGTGCTCGCCGACGCGATCCAGCAGATGGCCACAGATGCCCATCCTGCAGATCACCAGGCCAAGCTAAAGACCTCGTTTGTCGAAGATCACTGGCAAGCCGCCAAGATGGTGCCGATTCAACCGGACATGCTTAGCGGAAACTGGAAGGCACTGCCTGAAGAGGCCCAGCTTCAGAAGTCGTTTGGCAAACGTATGGGCCAGATTTACGAAGCGACCGAGCCTGGCAGCAAGCTGACCTTCCGTTTTAAAGGCTCTTCCGCCAAGTTGTACGACTTGCTTGGCCCCGATGGTGGGCAGGTCATTATTTCGGTCGATGGCAAACTTCGCGAAAAGCCTGTGCCTCGGTTTGACAGCTATTGCACGTATCACCGAATTGCGACGCTTTCCCTGGCAGGCGATGTCGACCCAGAGACTGTTCATGAGGTAACGATCGAGGTGCACCCCGATCAACCGGATCGGCAGCCGGTTGCGTTCCGTTTGAAGAATCCGGAGGAAGAGTTAAAGGCACCCAAGTATCAGGGGACCAACGTCCGCGCGAGTCAGATCCTTGTGCTGGGCGATATTGTTCCTTAA
- a CDS encoding efflux RND transporter permease subunit, with product MLARFFIDRPIFAWVISIIIVLAGTICVWILPIAQYPEIAPPTVSVTCQYPGASADVVAETVAAPIEQQVVGVEDALYMSSQSASDGSYTLTVTFALGTDLDMAQVLVQNRVAQATPLLPDVVKATGVTTKKKSPNILLAVNLFSDDDPKTGEPLLDNLYLSNYATIQIRDQLASLDGVGDVGILGQQDYSMRVWLNPNALASRSMSAGEVVASLKEQNVQVAAGQIGQPPVPPGQEMQLTMTTLGRLRTPEQFEDIVVKTGSDGQITRIRDIGRVELGAKNLNTICRFDQKPSAGIGIFQLPGSNALDVGERVKRKMEELKERFPPGLKYEIGYDTTPFIEQSVEEVFKTLRDAIILVAIVVLFFLQDWKAVMLPLIDVGVSLIGTFAIMAMMGFTLNNLTLFGLVLAIGIVVDDAIVVLENIERWIGMGYKVRDATIHAMEEITGPIIAITLVLSSVFFPSAFLGGVTGQFFRQFALTIAAAMLISAMNAMTMTPARATSIFRDPKPGEYHTKHREALPWWGIAALGGVLFVWLGSTFLGGSAAHGEKGMALWMQAAIFVPGTVVGYLLSHTVNRALAAVFGVFNRAFDWATNLYGRGIASLLRISAVAIVVYVGLIGLTGYGFNMVPAGFIPVQDQGYLVFDVQLPDSASRERTDKVMTLVEKIAMETPGIAHVVDVSGQSFVQNAVSSNLGGGFFSLAPFSERTSKETTSEYIATELRKRFSEIQEARVSVFEAPPINGLGNAGGFKLMVEDRGDNGYAVLQAQADRLANLALEQRGIVVAFSTFRANTPQLFVDIDREKCKSMGVELDAVFDALQVYMGGYYVNDFNRFGRTWQVNVQADSEFRVSAETVRQFKVKSVTGEMVPLGTLCTIEDSTGPMFINRYNNFPAAAINGVNVPIVSTGEVLTMMNDLAAQELPASMEAEWTEISFLQEQASQFQSFKDVLQNPISALIGAVILVYLILAALYESWELPVTIILVVPMCVLAALTGVIIAHMALNIFVQIGFVVLVGLACKNAILVVEFAKDLMEKEDKPLLEATVQACIVRLRPIVMTSFAFILGVAPLLWGQGAGAEMRYALGVAVFSGMLGVTGFGLIFTPVFFYVVMKFLQKEGLSPIHPDESTSKS from the coding sequence GTGCTGGCTCGCTTTTTCATCGACCGCCCCATCTTTGCCTGGGTTATCTCCATTATCATCGTCTTGGCAGGCACGATCTGCGTATGGATATTGCCAATTGCTCAATATCCCGAAATCGCCCCGCCGACTGTCTCTGTAACGTGCCAATACCCTGGCGCGAGTGCGGATGTCGTCGCTGAAACAGTGGCAGCTCCAATTGAACAACAGGTCGTCGGTGTCGAAGACGCACTATACATGTCGTCTCAGTCGGCCAGTGATGGAAGCTACACGTTAACCGTCACATTCGCCCTGGGAACCGATCTGGACATGGCCCAGGTCCTGGTCCAGAACCGCGTCGCTCAAGCCACGCCTCTTTTACCCGACGTGGTCAAAGCAACTGGGGTGACCACAAAGAAGAAGTCTCCTAATATCTTGCTCGCGGTGAATCTCTTCTCAGACGACGATCCTAAAACCGGCGAGCCGCTGCTGGATAATCTTTACCTGAGCAACTACGCAACGATTCAAATCCGCGATCAACTAGCCAGCCTCGATGGAGTTGGCGACGTGGGGATTCTTGGCCAGCAAGATTACAGCATGCGAGTCTGGCTCAATCCCAATGCGTTGGCATCACGCAGCATGTCCGCGGGAGAAGTGGTTGCTTCCCTGAAGGAACAGAATGTCCAGGTTGCCGCCGGACAAATCGGCCAGCCGCCTGTTCCTCCTGGACAGGAAATGCAGTTGACGATGACAACCCTAGGACGATTGAGAACACCAGAGCAATTCGAGGACATCGTTGTTAAAACAGGTAGCGATGGCCAAATCACACGAATTCGCGACATTGGGCGCGTAGAACTGGGTGCCAAAAACTTAAATACGATCTGTCGTTTCGACCAAAAGCCTTCTGCCGGTATCGGTATCTTCCAATTGCCCGGCTCCAATGCACTTGATGTGGGGGAGCGAGTGAAACGCAAGATGGAAGAATTAAAAGAAAGGTTTCCACCTGGTTTGAAGTATGAGATCGGCTACGATACCACACCGTTCATTGAACAGTCGGTCGAAGAGGTCTTCAAAACCCTACGTGATGCCATCATCCTGGTTGCCATCGTCGTACTCTTCTTTCTGCAGGACTGGAAAGCCGTGATGCTACCGCTGATCGATGTGGGCGTTTCGCTCATCGGTACGTTCGCGATCATGGCCATGATGGGCTTTACGCTCAATAACCTGACCCTGTTCGGATTGGTGCTTGCCATTGGCATTGTTGTGGATGATGCCATCGTGGTGCTTGAAAACATTGAGCGATGGATCGGCATGGGCTATAAGGTACGCGACGCTACCATTCACGCGATGGAAGAGATCACAGGACCAATCATTGCCATCACGCTTGTGCTCAGCAGCGTTTTCTTTCCCAGCGCATTTTTGGGAGGGGTCACCGGGCAGTTCTTCCGGCAGTTTGCCTTGACCATCGCAGCCGCCATGTTGATTTCGGCCATGAACGCGATGACCATGACTCCGGCGCGAGCGACGTCGATCTTCCGCGATCCGAAGCCAGGCGAATACCACACAAAGCATCGCGAAGCGCTCCCTTGGTGGGGCATTGCCGCGCTGGGAGGTGTCCTGTTTGTTTGGCTAGGAAGCACTTTCCTTGGCGGTTCCGCTGCACATGGCGAAAAGGGAATGGCCTTATGGATGCAGGCCGCGATCTTCGTCCCTGGCACCGTCGTTGGTTATCTGCTTTCCCACACGGTAAATCGTGCCTTGGCGGCCGTTTTCGGTGTCTTTAACCGGGCGTTTGACTGGGCAACTAATCTCTACGGTCGGGGAATTGCTTCACTGCTGCGTATCAGTGCGGTGGCTATCGTTGTTTACGTTGGGCTGATTGGACTTACTGGCTACGGTTTCAACATGGTGCCGGCAGGCTTCATTCCAGTCCAGGACCAAGGCTACCTCGTCTTCGATGTTCAACTTCCTGATTCTGCATCGCGAGAACGAACCGATAAGGTCATGACCCTAGTCGAGAAGATTGCCATGGAAACCCCTGGCATCGCCCACGTGGTCGACGTATCGGGACAGTCCTTTGTACAAAACGCGGTCAGTTCCAATCTTGGCGGAGGCTTCTTTTCCCTAGCCCCTTTCTCGGAACGAACCAGCAAAGAAACCACGTCCGAGTATATCGCGACGGAACTCCGAAAAAGGTTTAGCGAGATCCAAGAGGCGCGAGTATCGGTCTTCGAAGCCCCACCTATCAATGGTTTGGGCAATGCTGGCGGCTTCAAATTGATGGTCGAAGACCGTGGAGACAATGGCTATGCGGTGCTGCAAGCCCAAGCAGATCGGCTGGCCAATCTAGCTTTGGAACAACGCGGCATCGTCGTAGCATTCAGCACTTTCCGCGCGAATACACCACAACTGTTCGTCGACATTGATCGCGAGAAGTGTAAGAGCATGGGGGTTGAGCTTGACGCCGTCTTCGACGCGCTTCAAGTCTACATGGGTGGATACTATGTCAACGACTTCAATCGCTTTGGGCGAACGTGGCAAGTAAACGTTCAGGCCGACTCAGAATTTCGCGTCAGTGCCGAAACAGTCCGGCAGTTCAAAGTGAAGAGTGTGACCGGAGAAATGGTTCCTTTAGGTACTCTTTGCACCATTGAAGACAGCACCGGACCGATGTTTATCAATCGCTATAACAATTTTCCTGCTGCAGCCATCAACGGTGTCAACGTACCGATCGTCAGTACCGGCGAAGTTCTTACGATGATGAATGACCTTGCCGCTCAAGAGCTGCCTGCTTCAATGGAAGCCGAATGGACAGAAATCTCGTTCTTGCAGGAACAAGCCAGCCAGTTTCAATCCTTCAAAGATGTGTTGCAGAATCCGATCTCGGCACTGATTGGTGCCGTGATCTTGGTTTACTTGATCCTGGCCGCACTTTACGAAAGCTGGGAACTGCCGGTCACGATCATCCTGGTAGTGCCCATGTGCGTGCTTGCTGCATTAACTGGTGTGATAATCGCACACATGGCTCTTAACATCTTCGTGCAGATCGGCTTTGTTGTGTTAGTCGGATTAGCATGCAAGAACGCGATTCTCGTAGTTGAGTTCGCTAAAGACTTGATGGAGAAGGAGGACAAGCCACTGCTGGAAGCCACCGTTCAAGCTTGTATCGTCCGCTTGCGTCCAATCGTCATGACCAGTTTTGCCTTTATCCTGGGCGTAGCACCATTGCTCTGGGGGCAGGGAGCCGGGGCTGAAATGCGCTATGCACTTGGCGTCGCCGTATTCAGCGGCATGCTGGGAGTAACCGGGTTCGGCCTGATCTTTACGCCTGTTTTCTTCTATGTTGTGATGAAGTTCTTGCAGAAGGAAGGCCTGTCTCCGATTCATCCGGACGAGTCAACTTCTAAATCGTAA
- a CDS encoding efflux RND transporter periplasmic adaptor subunit, producing MPKAEPPNVTVAPAIKRQVVDLSEYTGHIEAVSSVDVYAKVSGYLQNVAFQDGAVVKEGDLLFEIDKRTYQAEYDQAVSQKNLYIAKNELAQATLARNKKLVGSGAVSQELFDESVAAANETAAQVAAADSEIAARKVDLDYCTINAAISGRIDRTYVTDGNLIQSGVGQPTLLTTIVSIDPVYAYFDVDELALLSYMHRHDSESSSRIHGSLRDLKIPVQVYLADGSEYPELGTIDFGSNQVNAGSGTLTVRAVIPNAAGMLRPGFFVRIKVAAKAPYDAVLVPEGSIGADQSDRYVYVLGKDGTAERRSVQLGTKQGPLRVIQKGLSEGEKVIVNGLLLVRPGKPVKPQETTMPEPPPINRTVLRSVSSNDSPMPNPPQQQPDNQTNQPSPSSAR from the coding sequence ATGCCCAAGGCCGAACCTCCGAATGTGACCGTGGCACCGGCAATCAAACGCCAGGTTGTCGATCTAAGCGAGTACACAGGCCACATCGAAGCGGTCTCTTCTGTCGATGTATATGCCAAGGTATCTGGTTACCTCCAGAATGTTGCTTTCCAAGACGGAGCGGTCGTCAAAGAAGGTGACTTGCTATTCGAGATTGATAAGCGAACCTATCAGGCCGAATATGATCAGGCCGTTTCTCAGAAGAATCTATACATCGCTAAGAACGAATTAGCCCAAGCAACCTTGGCTCGAAATAAGAAACTGGTTGGAAGCGGAGCGGTAAGTCAAGAACTATTCGATGAAAGTGTCGCCGCCGCAAACGAGACCGCTGCCCAGGTTGCGGCAGCCGATTCAGAAATTGCCGCTCGAAAGGTCGATCTCGATTACTGCACAATCAATGCGGCAATCAGCGGGCGTATTGATCGGACCTATGTCACCGATGGAAACCTTATCCAGAGTGGCGTTGGCCAGCCAACGCTCCTTACCACCATCGTTTCCATCGACCCCGTCTATGCCTATTTCGACGTCGACGAACTCGCTTTGTTGAGCTACATGCATCGGCACGACTCTGAATCCAGTTCGCGCATTCATGGCTCACTACGTGATCTGAAAATTCCGGTCCAAGTTTATCTTGCTGATGGCTCGGAATACCCAGAACTTGGCACGATAGATTTCGGCTCGAATCAAGTCAACGCAGGCTCTGGTACGCTGACGGTTCGAGCTGTTATTCCGAACGCTGCCGGTATGCTCCGCCCAGGTTTTTTCGTACGAATCAAGGTTGCCGCCAAAGCCCCTTACGATGCCGTGCTAGTTCCCGAGGGCTCGATCGGTGCCGATCAGAGTGATCGATATGTATACGTACTGGGCAAAGATGGTACCGCCGAGCGCCGTAGCGTTCAACTGGGAACCAAGCAGGGGCCACTACGTGTTATTCAAAAGGGGCTTTCTGAAGGGGAGAAAGTCATTGTCAATGGATTACTGTTAGTACGACCAGGCAAACCGGTTAAGCCGCAGGAAACGACCATGCCAGAGCCTCCTCCGATCAATCGCACCGTACTTCGTTCCGTAAGTTCAAACGATAGCCCGATGCCCAATCCGCCGCAGCAGCAACCTGACAATCAGACGAACCAGCCATCCCCATCCAGTGCCCGGTAG
- a CDS encoding glycosyltransferase family 2 protein, producing the protein MTPTLSIVVPCYNESKNLDRLVSAFRCAIGSRQDIELVLVDNGSKDDTADVMGKLLTHPENTFARSVTVDVNQGYGYGILFGLRKSHGEYLAWTHADLQTPPEDVIRALNCLIQMPDPSNSLVRGNRKGRPIFDQFFTSAMGWVASAALGGSYFDVNAQPKVFHHSLMQHMDEAPYDFTLDLYILYVASELKMDIELVDVRFDLRTEGESKGGGTLLGKYRLCKRTFGQIWKLRKSLQQSQRVASTKAVKANEAPAKTRSAA; encoded by the coding sequence TTGACACCTACCCTATCCATCGTCGTCCCGTGTTACAACGAATCAAAGAACCTGGACCGACTGGTTTCCGCTTTTCGATGTGCGATCGGCAGTCGCCAAGATATCGAGCTCGTGCTGGTTGATAACGGCTCGAAGGATGACACCGCAGACGTCATGGGCAAACTCTTGACTCATCCTGAGAATACGTTTGCTCGCTCGGTTACCGTTGATGTCAATCAGGGTTATGGCTATGGCATCCTGTTCGGGCTTCGCAAGAGTCATGGCGAGTACCTGGCCTGGACGCATGCTGACCTGCAGACTCCTCCTGAGGATGTCATCCGAGCTTTGAATTGCCTTATCCAGATGCCAGATCCAAGCAATTCGTTGGTCCGCGGCAACCGAAAAGGTCGGCCAATATTCGATCAGTTCTTTACTTCGGCAATGGGCTGGGTTGCTTCAGCCGCCCTGGGTGGTTCCTACTTCGATGTGAATGCTCAACCGAAGGTGTTCCACCACTCGCTGATGCAACACATGGACGAAGCACCGTACGACTTCACGCTTGACCTCTATATTCTGTATGTGGCCAGCGAACTGAAGATGGATATCGAGCTGGTCGATGTTCGCTTCGACTTGCGTACCGAAGGAGAATCCAAAGGAGGCGGAACTCTGCTGGGCAAGTATCGTCTGTGCAAGCGAACCTTTGGGCAGATCTGGAAACTACGCAAGTCGCTCCAGCAATCGCAGCGAGTTGCTTCCACCAAGGCCGTGAAAGCAAACGAGGCACCGGCTAAAACACGATCTGCCGCTTAA
- a CDS encoding GtrA family protein: MPNNYNENSSPKVSRQILRFLVIGGSSVAIDGICYALITTWTGLSPDIAKGISYVCGMLFGFWGNKLWTFESTKRSVSEPVFYVLIYACTLGLNVGINRAVLLLAGDEFRLLGFFLATGTTTVANFVGMKFLAFREQPATQEDFSMTSDDSPEVAVIPSSDRRAA; encoded by the coding sequence TTGCCCAACAATTACAACGAAAACTCGTCGCCTAAGGTCTCGCGTCAGATACTCCGCTTTCTCGTCATTGGCGGAAGCTCGGTCGCGATCGACGGTATCTGCTACGCGCTGATTACTACCTGGACTGGCCTTTCCCCGGATATTGCCAAGGGAATCTCGTACGTGTGCGGGATGCTGTTTGGCTTCTGGGGAAACAAGCTCTGGACGTTTGAATCGACCAAGAGATCGGTAAGCGAACCTGTTTTTTACGTGCTTATCTATGCCTGCACACTTGGTTTGAACGTAGGCATCAACCGCGCGGTTCTTTTACTAGCGGGAGACGAGTTCCGACTGCTCGGTTTCTTCCTGGCAACCGGGACGACCACGGTCGCTAACTTCGTGGGCATGAAGTTCCTGGCATTTCGAGAGCAGCCCGCGACGCAAGAGGATTTCTCTATGACGTCCGATGATTCCCCAGAAGTCGCGGTGATTCCAAGTTCCGACCGCAGAGCGGCCTAA
- a CDS encoding NTP transferase domain-containing protein, giving the protein MNIIVPMAGAGSRFSSAGYSLPKPLIPVDGIPMVVRAIGDLPSAERIIFLVHRDHVSEHQIDQVLQSHFSDCEIVVVPGLTEGQACTVRLAAEAFSDDTDVLVAACDNTHVYDEDVFIQKTKSQQWDGLIWTYRGDNRVLPKPTSYGWVATEQASEQVCHVSCKKPISEHLLNDHVVSGFFWFRSAYQLFDAIDSLVTSDQRINNEFYLDVVPNGMIAGGSRFGTFEVEKYIGWGTPEELRDYQRWEKYFAQQLQRKLVA; this is encoded by the coding sequence ATGAATATTATCGTTCCCATGGCAGGTGCTGGATCGCGGTTCTCATCCGCAGGCTACTCGTTGCCCAAGCCGTTGATTCCGGTGGATGGAATTCCCATGGTGGTTCGCGCCATTGGCGATCTTCCTTCGGCAGAACGAATCATCTTCCTGGTGCATCGAGATCATGTCTCCGAGCATCAGATCGATCAGGTACTGCAAAGCCATTTCTCCGATTGCGAAATTGTGGTCGTCCCTGGACTAACCGAAGGCCAGGCATGTACCGTTCGCTTGGCAGCGGAAGCGTTCTCGGATGACACGGATGTACTTGTCGCCGCTTGTGACAACACCCATGTGTACGATGAAGACGTCTTCATTCAGAAGACAAAATCCCAGCAATGGGATGGCCTGATCTGGACCTATCGCGGTGACAATCGAGTCTTGCCAAAGCCTACAAGTTACGGCTGGGTGGCAACCGAACAAGCCAGCGAACAGGTATGTCATGTTTCGTGCAAGAAGCCAATCTCTGAACACTTATTAAACGATCACGTCGTGAGCGGGTTCTTCTGGTTCCGCTCTGCCTATCAATTATTCGATGCAATCGACTCCCTGGTTACTTCCGACCAGCGTATCAACAACGAGTTTTATTTGGATGTCGTCCCGAATGGGATGATTGCTGGAGGGAGCCGCTTTGGCACCTTTGAAGTCGAAAAATACATCGGCTGGGGTACTCCGGAAGAGTTACGGGACTACCAGCGATGGGAGAAATACTTTGCCCAACAATTACAACGAAAACTCGTCGCCTAA
- a CDS encoding histidine phosphatase family protein, with translation MPENQAAKQHLSDQDTPFDLSSLPPMKRDIVHALHSVADSIPWVLSATLTGSFLNSDNLSGVSDIDYIVIVDQLHRERFESIQTAFQQQLEPVVMSHGWKLRINPTLGPLKFNDQQTAVLHLMLYSREAHIKHVIESPFTCFDWQLSPVNHRASMVDIYPAFALQPRHFVSARRSITDYLNDYRSRVVSYRELICNDVSYEERKKLKQMTVRDQHEFAYHIIRFLMKNVVKLFSRSNHDLPSEALQTAFFHYFPAEESSIRALFDELSTCKHAQQFDRPIDHLDERLESFAATFEQQFRSTFHSRATRHVVFRHAPTSQNYAEDGSVRFLGQSNPEILPMEHTALGELSDAVSSLCNPRYFSSPQTRCQQSLRLLGSTVEFATDDRLQEINYGACEGMTVQAARNSHPALFQAWQQGQDPCFPGGECTEDVLQRGLEAMSDIWDNSPSDTVTCTHNVVLRCLVGDAMGVPRSQWYRLRIPHLAPITFIRTKEHGVYLDLMPEVEQQIFQSFSDSVK, from the coding sequence ATGCCTGAGAACCAAGCGGCCAAACAACATCTTTCGGATCAGGATACTCCTTTCGACCTTAGTTCGCTGCCGCCGATGAAGCGTGACATCGTCCATGCTCTACATTCGGTAGCCGACTCAATTCCCTGGGTGCTTTCGGCCACGCTGACAGGTAGCTTCCTTAACAGCGACAACCTTTCCGGTGTGAGTGACATCGACTACATCGTCATTGTCGACCAACTTCACCGAGAACGCTTCGAAAGCATACAAACCGCTTTCCAGCAGCAACTCGAACCGGTTGTAATGTCGCATGGCTGGAAGCTTCGCATCAACCCAACACTTGGCCCGCTGAAATTCAACGACCAGCAAACGGCTGTCCTACATTTGATGCTGTATTCTCGCGAAGCCCACATAAAGCATGTGATCGAAAGCCCTTTTACGTGCTTTGACTGGCAGCTATCGCCAGTAAATCACCGGGCTTCCATGGTCGACATCTACCCTGCATTTGCACTGCAACCACGTCACTTCGTAAGTGCCCGTCGAAGCATTACGGACTACTTGAACGACTATCGATCGCGAGTTGTTTCTTATCGAGAACTGATCTGCAATGACGTTTCCTACGAAGAACGTAAGAAGCTAAAGCAAATGACCGTTCGCGACCAACATGAGTTCGCGTATCACATCATTCGGTTCCTGATGAAGAACGTCGTCAAGCTATTTTCACGATCGAATCACGATCTGCCAAGCGAAGCTTTACAAACTGCGTTCTTCCACTATTTCCCAGCGGAAGAGTCCTCGATCCGGGCCTTATTTGATGAACTTTCGACTTGTAAACACGCGCAACAATTTGATCGTCCGATAGACCACTTAGACGAGCGTCTAGAGTCATTTGCGGCAACGTTCGAGCAACAATTCCGTTCGACCTTTCATTCGAGAGCCACTCGACATGTCGTCTTTCGTCATGCACCTACATCACAGAATTATGCCGAAGATGGATCGGTGCGTTTCCTCGGCCAAAGCAATCCCGAGATCCTGCCAATGGAACACACAGCCCTTGGTGAATTGAGCGACGCAGTGTCGTCCTTATGCAATCCACGATACTTTTCGTCTCCGCAGACGAGATGCCAACAATCACTGAGATTGCTAGGTTCCACCGTCGAATTCGCGACAGACGATCGATTGCAAGAGATCAACTATGGTGCCTGCGAAGGAATGACGGTCCAGGCGGCGCGCAATTCCCATCCAGCGTTGTTTCAGGCCTGGCAACAAGGCCAAGACCCATGTTTCCCTGGCGGTGAATGCACTGAGGATGTATTGCAACGCGGTCTCGAGGCAATGTCCGACATCTGGGACAACAGCCCAAGCGATACTGTTACTTGCACACATAACGTGGTCTTACGCTGCCTGGTGGGCGATGCGATGGGCGTTCCACGCTCTCAGTGGTATCGCCTGAGAATCCCTCACCTGGCTCCCATTACATTTATCCGCACAAAAGAACACGGCGTTTACCTTGATTTGATGCCTGAAGTCGAGCAACAGATCTTCCAATCCTTTTCGGACTCCGTGAAATAG